One genomic window of Desulfovibrio aminophilus DSM 12254 includes the following:
- a CDS encoding terminase large subunit domain-containing protein, whose product MAPRKKAKASTVPALEAPAPETAPRASALYAPHRWQAEIESRLKRFSVLVCHRRFGKTVLSVNRLIAAALSTDRPDWRGAYIAPYCKQAKTVVWDYLKRYCGPDSGVEARFSESELRADLANGARIRLLGANDPDSLRGVYLDGAVFDEMAQMPLRVWSEVIRPALADRKGWALFIGTPQGRNVFHDLFRRAQRDPDWYAGLYRASFTGLLDPDELAAAQREMSPEEYEQEFECSFTAAVRGAYFGGLMADLERDGRLGVAPHDPAMPVHTAWDLGMSDSTAVWFFQAAPGGEIRLVDYYENSGMGLDHYVKVLDGKPYTYGSHIAPHDIRVRELGTGKSRLEMARSLGLRFEVCPNIPLADGINAVRALLPRCRFDAGRCEQGVEALRHYRREYSDRMNAFRPLPLHDWTSHATDAFRYLAVGFRPARSGSLPQRTINDFNPFGREK is encoded by the coding sequence ATGGCCCCGAGGAAGAAGGCCAAGGCCTCGACGGTGCCGGCGCTTGAAGCTCCGGCCCCGGAAACGGCGCCCAGGGCGTCCGCGCTCTACGCCCCGCACCGCTGGCAGGCCGAGATCGAGTCGCGGCTGAAACGTTTTTCCGTGCTCGTCTGCCACCGCCGCTTCGGCAAGACCGTGCTCTCGGTGAACCGGCTCATCGCGGCGGCGCTCTCCACGGACCGGCCGGACTGGCGCGGGGCCTACATCGCGCCCTACTGCAAGCAGGCCAAGACCGTGGTCTGGGACTACCTCAAGCGCTACTGCGGGCCGGACTCCGGCGTGGAGGCCCGTTTCAGCGAGTCCGAGCTGCGGGCGGACTTGGCCAACGGTGCGCGCATCCGCCTGCTGGGGGCCAACGATCCGGACTCCCTGCGCGGGGTCTACCTGGACGGCGCGGTGTTCGACGAGATGGCCCAGATGCCGCTGCGGGTCTGGAGCGAGGTCATCCGCCCGGCCCTGGCCGACCGCAAGGGCTGGGCCCTGTTCATCGGCACGCCCCAGGGCCGCAACGTCTTCCACGACCTCTTCCGCCGGGCCCAGCGCGACCCGGACTGGTACGCCGGGCTCTACCGGGCGAGCTTCACCGGCCTGCTGGACCCGGACGAGCTGGCCGCCGCCCAGCGGGAGATGAGCCCCGAGGAGTACGAACAGGAATTCGAGTGTTCGTTCACGGCGGCGGTGCGCGGGGCCTACTTCGGCGGGCTCATGGCCGACCTGGAGCGCGACGGCCGCCTGGGCGTGGCGCCCCACGACCCGGCCATGCCCGTGCACACGGCCTGGGACCTGGGCATGTCCGACTCCACGGCGGTCTGGTTCTTCCAGGCCGCGCCCGGCGGCGAGATCCGGCTGGTGGACTACTATGAGAACTCCGGCATGGGCCTGGACCACTACGTCAAGGTGCTGGACGGCAAGCCCTATACCTACGGCAGCCACATCGCGCCCCACGACATCCGCGTGCGCGAGCTGGGCACGGGCAAATCCCGGCTGGAGATGGCCCGAAGCCTGGGCCTGCGCTTCGAGGTCTGCCCGAACATTCCCCTGGCCGACGGCATCAACGCGGTGCGCGCCCTGCTGCCGCGCTGCCGCTTCGACGCCGGGCGCTGCGAGCAGGGCGTGGAGGCCCTGCGCCACTACCGCCGCGAATACTCGGACCGGATGAACGCCTTCCGGCCCCTGCCCCTGCACGACTGGACGAGCCACGCCACGGACGCCTTCCGCTACCTGGCCGTGGGTTTCCGCCCGGCCCGCTCGGGCAGCCTGCCCCAGCGCACCATCAACGACTTCAACCCCTTCGGGAGGGAGAAATGA